In one window of Leptolyngbya sp. CCY15150 DNA:
- the trpS gene encoding tryptophan--tRNA ligase: MGKQRVLSGIQPTGNPHLGNYLGAIRNWVEQQHSFENFFCVVDLHAITAPHDPKTLAQDTRTIAALYLACGIDLETSSIFVQSHVPAHSELAWLLSCITPLTWLDDMVQFKEKAIRQGENVGAGLLMYPVLMAADILLYDADKVPVGEDQKQHLELTRDIAARMNYQFGNEEAPVLKIPEPLIRKEGARVMSLTDGTRKMSKSDPSDLSRINLLDSPEEIQKKVKKCKTDPVRGLEFDNPDRPECHNLLTLYMLLSGQTKEAVAAECRDMGWGQFKPLLTETAIAALKPIQDRYAEIMDDPSYLDSVLAQGRDQASAIAHITLNRVRDAMGYAPSPPLGS; this comes from the coding sequence ATGGGTAAACAGCGCGTACTATCAGGCATCCAGCCCACCGGCAATCCCCACTTGGGGAACTACCTGGGCGCAATTCGTAACTGGGTTGAGCAGCAGCATAGCTTCGAGAACTTTTTCTGCGTGGTGGATCTACACGCGATTACTGCCCCCCACGACCCCAAAACCCTGGCTCAAGACACCCGCACCATTGCTGCCCTCTACCTCGCCTGTGGCATTGATCTAGAAACCTCCAGCATTTTCGTCCAATCCCACGTGCCGGCCCATAGTGAGCTAGCCTGGCTGCTGAGCTGCATCACTCCCCTCACCTGGCTGGATGACATGGTGCAGTTTAAGGAAAAAGCCATTCGCCAAGGCGAGAATGTGGGCGCAGGTTTGCTGATGTATCCCGTCCTGATGGCGGCGGATATTTTGCTCTACGATGCCGACAAGGTGCCCGTGGGCGAAGACCAAAAGCAGCATTTAGAACTCACCCGCGACATCGCCGCCCGCATGAACTACCAATTTGGCAACGAGGAAGCGCCGGTGCTGAAAATTCCCGAGCCGCTGATCCGCAAGGAAGGCGCAAGGGTGATGAGCCTCACCGATGGCACCCGCAAGATGTCGAAGTCCGACCCTTCCGACCTCAGTCGCATTAACCTGCTGGACTCCCCCGAGGAGATCCAGAAAAAGGTGAAAAAGTGCAAAACCGATCCGGTGCGCGGTCTAGAGTTTGACAACCCCGATCGCCCCGAGTGCCACAACCTGCTAACGCTCTATATGCTGCTCTCCGGGCAAACCAAGGAAGCTGTGGCCGCCGAATGTCGCGACATGGGCTGGGGGCAGTTCAAACCCCTGTTGACCGAGACAGCGATCGCTGCCCTAAAACCCATCCAAGATCGCTATGCTGAGATCATGGACGACCCCAGCTACCTCGACTCCGTTTTAGCCCAAGGGCGAGACCAGGCCAGCGCCATCGCCCATATCACCCTCAACCGCGTGCGCGATGCTATGGGCTACGCTCCATCTCCTCCATTGGGATCATGA
- a CDS encoding TRC40/GET3/ArsA family transport-energizing ATPase encodes MRVILMTGKGGVGKTSVAAATGLRCAELGYKTLVLSTDPAHSLADSFDLELSHDPTLVRPNLWGAELDALMELEGNWGAVKRYITQVLQARGLEGVEAEELAILPGMDEIFSLVRMKRHYDEGEFDVLIIDSAPTGTALRLLSLPEVAGWYMRRFYKPLQAVSVALRPLVEPFFRPIAGFSLPNQEVMDAPYEFYEQIEALEKVLTDNTKTSVRLVTNPEKMVIKESLRAHAYLSLYNVATDMVVANRIIPDEVTDPFFKRWKENQEQYRREIHDNFHPLPVKEVPLYSEEMCGLEALDRLKETIYGSEDPTQVYYKETTLRVVQEENQYSLEVYLPGIPKDKVDLSKTGDELNIRIGNHRRNLVLPQALAALKPSGAKMEDDYLKIRFSS; translated from the coding sequence ATGCGCGTAATTTTGATGACCGGTAAGGGCGGCGTTGGCAAAACCTCGGTTGCGGCTGCCACCGGCCTCCGCTGTGCAGAACTCGGGTACAAAACCCTAGTCTTGAGCACCGATCCCGCCCATTCCCTAGCCGACAGCTTTGACCTAGAGCTATCCCACGATCCCACCCTGGTGCGTCCCAATCTTTGGGGAGCGGAACTGGATGCGTTGATGGAGCTAGAAGGCAACTGGGGAGCTGTGAAGCGCTATATTACCCAAGTCCTACAGGCACGAGGGCTAGAAGGGGTTGAAGCCGAGGAGTTGGCGATCTTACCCGGCATGGATGAAATTTTTAGCCTAGTGCGCATGAAGCGCCACTATGACGAAGGCGAGTTTGATGTGTTGATTATCGACTCAGCCCCCACCGGCACTGCCCTACGGCTCCTGAGCCTACCGGAAGTCGCCGGTTGGTATATGCGTCGCTTCTATAAACCGCTCCAGGCCGTCTCCGTGGCCCTGCGTCCCTTGGTGGAGCCGTTCTTTCGCCCCATCGCTGGCTTCTCCCTACCCAACCAAGAGGTGATGGACGCACCCTACGAATTTTATGAACAGATTGAAGCGCTGGAAAAGGTGCTGACCGACAATACCAAAACCTCGGTACGCTTGGTGACCAATCCCGAAAAAATGGTGATCAAGGAATCTCTGCGCGCCCATGCTTACCTAAGTCTCTATAACGTGGCCACCGATATGGTGGTGGCCAATCGGATCATTCCCGATGAAGTCACCGATCCCTTTTTCAAACGGTGGAAAGAGAATCAAGAGCAGTATCGCCGCGAGATTCACGACAACTTCCATCCCCTGCCAGTCAAGGAAGTACCGCTCTATTCCGAAGAAATGTGTGGTCTAGAAGCCCTCGATCGCCTCAAAGAAACGATCTACGGCTCCGAAGATCCCACCCAGGTCTATTACAAAGAAACTACGCTTCGGGTGGTGCAAGAGGAGAATCAATACAGCCTTGAAGTGTATTTGCCCGGCATTCCCAAAGATAAGGTAGACCTGAGCAAAACCGGCGACGAGCTGAATATTCGCATCGGCAACCATCGCCGTAATCTGGTACTACCTCAAGCCCTAGCTGCCCTGAAGCCCTCCGGAGCTAAGATGGAAGATGATTATCTCAAGATTCGATTTAGCTCTTGA
- a CDS encoding adenylate/guanylate cyclase domain-containing protein encodes MISDSALSLTQIEFRLRALLPADLYASVWIDPSPSNLMRVFEHLRTLQHILHDYTPRQVSELLPQPGIIRHSWHQGTLLFTDLAGFTTLMEANVAQGRQGAVTLLQVLNQYFSEMLELVSKSGGEVLEFTGDAMLVQFLSDRHQVDTQQAVRAGLRMQRAMDHFKHIQTDQGCFSLGMRVGIHTGQFLTADIGTPMRVAHVLLGNTVQQAKQAESAGQVGRVCLTKEAIARLEDAFHIDPPHHHGYSLVRDDLSQTELGDYEISLNRRRLSSSILFDRSPEGILAEIRDILDRVDRLSSYIPTPILHLLVESAAQRRIAPRFADAVVMFVNLGGLPEAVDAASPEEVAAISTTFSTVFSMIDAAVRSRGGILQKVTYHLVGSDILIYFGVLNSRTQDMVHAADTALTIRDQIIPSLTRPMVQGQPVDLDLHIGIAHGPVFAAEIGEPRGRREFNILGDAVNTASRLTSQAQSGQILIGRHIYHALKDSYHCKSLGDVTLKGKSQPTPLFSLLQQHDS; translated from the coding sequence ATGATCTCAGACTCAGCGCTCTCACTGACCCAGATCGAATTTCGCTTGCGGGCGCTCTTGCCTGCAGATCTATATGCCTCGGTGTGGATTGATCCATCCCCCAGCAACCTCATGCGGGTGTTTGAGCATCTGCGTACCCTGCAGCATATTTTGCATGACTACACCCCCCGCCAAGTATCTGAACTGCTGCCCCAGCCGGGTATCATCCGCCATAGCTGGCACCAGGGAACCCTCTTGTTTACCGACTTGGCAGGCTTCACCACCCTCATGGAAGCCAATGTAGCCCAGGGGCGGCAGGGTGCCGTGACCCTCCTGCAGGTACTCAATCAATATTTTTCTGAAATGCTGGAACTGGTCAGCAAGTCCGGGGGGGAGGTCTTAGAATTTACCGGCGATGCCATGCTGGTGCAGTTTTTAAGCGATCGCCACCAAGTAGACACGCAGCAGGCGGTGCGGGCGGGTCTGCGCATGCAGCGGGCGATGGATCACTTTAAGCATATTCAAACCGACCAAGGATGTTTTTCCTTGGGAATGCGGGTGGGCATCCACACCGGTCAATTCCTTACCGCTGATATTGGCACGCCGATGCGGGTCGCCCATGTGCTGCTGGGCAACACGGTGCAGCAGGCTAAGCAGGCCGAGAGTGCTGGTCAGGTGGGGCGTGTATGTTTGACCAAGGAAGCGATCGCCCGCCTAGAAGATGCGTTTCACATCGATCCTCCCCATCACCATGGCTATAGCCTCGTGCGCGACGACCTCAGCCAAACCGAGCTAGGCGACTATGAAATCTCCCTCAATCGGCGACGATTATCGAGTTCGATCTTGTTCGATCGCAGCCCTGAAGGCATCCTCGCGGAAATTCGAGACATTCTGGATCGGGTCGATCGTCTTTCTAGCTATATCCCCACGCCTATCCTACATCTGCTGGTAGAAAGCGCCGCTCAGCGCCGAATTGCGCCCAGATTTGCCGACGCTGTGGTGATGTTCGTCAACCTAGGCGGCTTGCCGGAAGCTGTGGATGCCGCCTCTCCAGAGGAGGTGGCCGCCATCAGCACGACCTTTTCTACCGTGTTTTCCATGATTGATGCAGCGGTGCGATCGCGGGGGGGCATTCTTCAGAAAGTCACCTATCACCTTGTGGGGTCTGATATCCTCATCTACTTTGGGGTGCTCAATTCCCGCACCCAGGACATGGTTCACGCCGCCGACACGGCCCTAACCATTCGCGACCAGATTATTCCCAGCCTCACTAGACCCATGGTGCAGGGACAGCCCGTTGATCTTGATCTGCACATTGGTATCGCCCACGGCCCCGTCTTTGCCGCTGAAATTGGCGAACCTCGGGGCCGTCGAGAATTTAACATCCTCGGCGATGCAGTCAACACGGCTTCTCGGCTCACCAGCCAGGCCCAATCTGGTCAAATCCTCATCGGGCGGCACATCTACCATGCCCTTAAAGACAGCTATCATTGCAAATCCCTAGGGGATGTGACCCTAAAGGGTAAATCACAGCCTACTCCTCTGTTTAGTCTGCTCCAGCAGCACGATAGCTAA
- a CDS encoding DUF2470 domain-containing protein, whose translation MADLLTTEVSDRICKHMNEDHSEAVKLYAQVFGGVADATAAELLRIDPTGMDLTAQVAEDTVPVRVTFDHTLQDSEDAHQTLIAMVKQARSPRQGA comes from the coding sequence ATGGCAGACTTGTTGACGACAGAGGTGAGCGATCGCATCTGTAAACACATGAACGAAGACCATAGCGAGGCGGTGAAACTCTACGCCCAGGTCTTTGGCGGCGTGGCGGATGCGACGGCAGCAGAACTCCTGCGCATTGATCCCACGGGTATGGATCTAACCGCCCAGGTGGCCGAGGATACGGTGCCGGTGCGGGTCACGTTTGACCATACGCTGCAGGATTCAGAAGATGCCCACCAAACGTTGATCGCCATGGTAAAACAGGCGCGATCGCCGCGTCAGGGCGCATAG
- a CDS encoding MFS transporter encodes MVQHPSPPLADRLPFRTKLAYGAGDLGTAITANVLIFFLLFFFTEVAGLPPGLAAWVLTIGKISDAINDPIIGVMSDRTQSRLGRRYPWMLAGAIPFGVFFFLLWIVPQFSADPATNQWLLFAYYVTIGILFHLAYTTVNLPYTALTPELTQDYNERTNLNSFRFAFSIGGSILSVLLVIAISAVTPDDLQYRYLIIGGVCAVIAVLPIFWCFFGTKERGLRSLNNATTAMPTTPFFDQVKIAFSNRPFLFVIGIYLCSWLAVQVTASILKFFVVSCLFMSDQVSNVVILAVQGTALIMLFVWSAVSERIGKQAVYFIGMSLWLIAQVGLFFLQPGQMGLMYGLAIMAGFGVSTAYLIPWSLLPDVIELDELNTGQRREGIFYAFMVLLQKIGLAAGLWVVGQALEWSGYIGGAPEQSETAQWAIRMAIAPLPALCLLGGIVLTYFYPITREVHAALLLQLAERRKTREE; translated from the coding sequence ATGGTGCAGCATCCCAGTCCGCCTCTAGCCGATCGCTTACCCTTTCGTACCAAGCTGGCCTACGGTGCCGGTGATTTGGGAACCGCGATCACGGCGAATGTTCTCATCTTCTTTCTGCTGTTTTTCTTTACTGAGGTGGCAGGGTTGCCGCCGGGGTTGGCGGCCTGGGTATTGACCATTGGCAAAATCTCAGATGCCATCAATGACCCGATTATCGGCGTGATGAGCGATCGCACCCAATCGCGCTTGGGGCGTCGCTATCCTTGGATGCTGGCGGGAGCGATTCCCTTTGGGGTGTTCTTTTTTCTCCTGTGGATCGTGCCCCAGTTCAGTGCCGATCCGGCCACCAATCAATGGCTGCTGTTTGCCTACTACGTGACCATCGGCATCTTGTTTCACCTGGCCTATACCACCGTCAACTTGCCCTACACGGCCCTCACGCCTGAACTCACCCAGGACTATAACGAACGGACGAATCTCAATAGCTTTCGCTTTGCCTTTTCCATTGGCGGTAGCATTCTGTCTGTGCTGCTGGTGATTGCCATTAGTGCGGTCACGCCCGATGACCTGCAATATCGCTATCTAATTATCGGCGGTGTCTGTGCGGTGATTGCGGTGCTGCCCATTTTCTGGTGCTTTTTTGGCACCAAGGAGCGGGGGTTGCGATCGCTCAACAATGCCACCACCGCGATGCCCACCACGCCATTTTTTGATCAGGTCAAAATTGCCTTCAGCAATCGACCTTTTCTGTTTGTCATTGGTATCTACCTCTGTTCTTGGCTAGCGGTGCAGGTGACGGCATCCATCCTCAAGTTTTTTGTGGTGAGCTGCCTATTCATGTCGGATCAGGTATCCAATGTGGTGATCCTGGCGGTGCAGGGGACGGCGCTGATTATGCTCTTTGTCTGGAGTGCCGTCAGCGAACGGATTGGCAAACAGGCGGTCTATTTCATCGGCATGAGTCTTTGGTTGATCGCGCAAGTCGGCCTCTTTTTTCTACAGCCGGGGCAGATGGGCTTGATGTATGGACTGGCGATTATGGCAGGCTTTGGGGTGTCAACCGCCTACCTGATTCCCTGGTCGTTGCTGCCGGATGTGATTGAACTGGATGAGCTGAATACCGGCCAGCGGCGGGAGGGCATTTTCTATGCCTTTATGGTGCTGCTGCAAAAGATTGGTCTGGCGGCAGGGCTCTGGGTGGTGGGGCAGGCGCTGGAGTGGTCGGGCTATATCGGCGGTGCGCCAGAACAATCGGAGACGGCCCAGTGGGCCATCCGCATGGCGATCGCTCCTCTGCCTGCTCTATGCCTGCTAGGTGGGATTGTCCTGACCTATTTCTATCCCATTACCCGCGAGGTACATGCCGCCCTGCTGCTGCAGCTCGCAGAACGCCGCAAAACCAGAGAGGAGTAG
- a CDS encoding DUF2358 domain-containing protein, which translates to MTSPPSTDILDLLRDDYRRFPHDQTYSIYADDVRFKDPMNEFRGCDRYRQMIGFIQTWFREPQLDLHQINQEGDRIRTDWTLSWTTPLPWQPRIHINGWSELHLNADGKISAHIDYWHCSRLDVLAQHLPWAIAQKKR; encoded by the coding sequence ATGACCTCACCGCCATCCACCGATATCTTAGACCTGTTGCGGGACGACTACCGTCGCTTTCCCCACGACCAAACCTACTCGATCTACGCCGACGATGTGCGGTTCAAAGACCCGATGAACGAATTTCGCGGGTGCGATCGCTATCGGCAGATGATTGGCTTCATCCAAACCTGGTTTCGGGAGCCCCAGCTCGATCTGCATCAGATCAATCAAGAGGGCGATCGCATTCGTACCGACTGGACGCTGAGCTGGACAACCCCGCTACCCTGGCAACCCCGCATTCACATCAACGGTTGGAGCGAACTCCATCTCAATGCCGACGGCAAGATTTCTGCCCACATCGACTACTGGCACTGCTCGCGGCTGGATGTCTTGGCCCAGCACCTGCCTTGGGCGATCGCTCAGAAAAAACGATAG
- a CDS encoding methylated-DNA--[protein]-cysteine S-methyltransferase codes for MNAYDRIYAIVRQIPPGQVATYGQVAELANYPRQARLVGYALYRVAIASDIPWHRVINAKGAVSESPFRQGSDQRQRSLLEQEGIEFSKAGIINLRRYRWQPEPGDLQPADLNCDEQGEQSAS; via the coding sequence ATGAACGCCTACGATCGCATCTACGCCATTGTTCGCCAAATTCCACCCGGACAGGTGGCCACCTACGGACAAGTCGCCGAACTCGCCAACTACCCCCGCCAGGCAAGGCTGGTGGGCTATGCGCTCTATCGGGTGGCGATCGCCTCTGATATTCCATGGCATCGAGTGATCAACGCTAAGGGCGCGGTGTCGGAATCGCCCTTTCGCCAAGGCAGTGACCAACGGCAGCGATCGCTCTTGGAGCAGGAAGGCATTGAATTTAGCAAAGCGGGAATCATCAATCTCCGCCGCTACCGCTGGCAGCCTGAGCCTGGAGATTTGCAGCCTGCAGATTTGAATTGCGACGAGCAGGGGGAACAGTCTGCGTCATAA